A single window of Sander lucioperca isolate FBNREF2018 chromosome 22, SLUC_FBN_1.2, whole genome shotgun sequence DNA harbors:
- the LOC116041755 gene encoding noggin-3-like: MPRAGPVQDSLRPMDNSCYLCALFLLALSLEGIMCQHYYLLRPIPSDTLPVVDLREDPDPALDPREKDLNDTELRSALGSHFDPLCMSLSAPPPEDRHAPGGSEDVTEAELRYRLSGAMPKDIRAMEFEVQHGRKQKPSKKLRRRLQLWLWSYTGCPVVSAWSDLGTRFWPRYLKVGSCYNKRSCSVPEGMFCKPAKSTHLTILRWRCLQRKGGLKCAWIPVQYPVISECKCSCHN, from the coding sequence ATGCCCCGGGCCGGCCCTGTGCAGGACTCTCTCCGTCCGATGGATAACTCGTGCTACCTGTGCGCGCTGTTTCTGCTCGCGCTCTCTCTGGAGGGCATCATGTGCCAACACTACTATCTCCTCCGGCCCATTCCCAGCGACACTCTGCCCGTTGTGGACCTACGGGAGGACCCGGACCCGGCGCTGGACCCCCGGGAGAAAGACCTGAACGACACGGAGCTCCGGAGCGCGCTGGGCAGCCACTTCGACCCGCTGTGCATGTCGCTGTCCGCGCCGCCGCCGGAGGACAGGCACGCGCCCGGTGGGAGTGAGGATGTAACCGAGGCGGAGCTGCGATACAGGCTGTCTGGAGCCATGCCCAAAGACATCAGGGCCATGGAGTTCGAGGTCCAGCACGGTCGGAAGCAGAAGCCGAGTAAGAAGCTGCGCCGGCGGCTGCAGCTGTGGCTGTGGTCGTACACCGGCTGCCCGGTAGTGTCCGCGTGGAGCGACCTGGGCACCCGCTTCTGGCCGCGCTACCTGAAGGTGGGCAGCTGCTACAATAAGCGCTCCTGTTCCGTCCCTGAAGGGATGTTCTGCAAACCTGCCAAATCCACTCATTTAACGATCCTGCGATGGCGCTGCCTGCAGAGGAAGGGGGGGCTGAAATGCGCCTGGATACCCGTTCAGTACCCCGTTATATCCGAGTGCAAATGCTCGTGCCACAACTGA